One Hevea brasiliensis isolate MT/VB/25A 57/8 chromosome 5, ASM3005281v1, whole genome shotgun sequence genomic region harbors:
- the LOC110647329 gene encoding pathogenesis-related protein PR-4: MFFTKPKHITMGKVSVTLCMAFLVFLIAKANSQSASNVRATYHVYNPEQNGWDLNAVSAYCATWDASKPLEWRKKYGWTAFCGPAGPQGQAACGKCLSVTNTGTGTKVTVRIIDQCSNGGLDLEEGVFRQLDTDGKGIAQGHLIVNYQFVDCGD; encoded by the exons atgttcttcacaaaaccaaaacACATAACCATGGGGAAGGTAAGTGTAACCTTGTGCATGGCTTTCCTAGTCTTTCTCATCGCTAAAGCCAATTCCCAGAGTGCTTCCAATGTGAGAGCAACCTATCATGTATACAATCCTGAACAAAATGGATGGGACTTGAATGCTGTGAGTGCTTACTGCGCAACATGGGATGCAAGCAAGCCTCTCGAATGGCGCAAGAAGTATGGATGGACGGCCTTCTGTGGACCAGCCGGACCTCAAGGACAAGCTGCTTGCGGCAAATGTTTAAGT GTGACCAATACTGGAACAGGAACTAAAGTAACGGTGAGAATTATTGATCAGTGCAGCAATGGAGGGTTGGACTTAGAAGAAGGTGTTTTCCGGCAGTTAGACACCGATGGAAAAGGCATTGCTCAAGGCCACCTTATTGTCAACTACCAGTTTGTGGATTGTGGTGATTGA